One Candidatus Nitrospira nitrificans genomic region harbors:
- a CDS encoding IS256 family transposase, whose protein sequence is MRRETRQRKQVLAGLRAMTGEDRMLGTLVRVIHSGKQALDAVMLEMGRMVGESIMLMEREEIAGPDYHPTDPALQKWAHEDGSIFLGDQKVKVTRPRLRHVTQGELTLQSYARMRAPGAFSEELLAKILRGVSAQRYADTVIEAAGAFGVSASSVSRKLVELTATKLKAFQQRSLADVTPFALFLDTIHRGGEAFLVALGVDQGGEKKALGFWQGSSENHEICEALFVDLERRGLVLSRRILFVTDGGSGLIKALRARFGKKLVHQRCAIHKSRNLQRHLAKPYRAEAHRRLMTALEQTSYADARRMLQELEAWLRTKNESAATSLREAFEELLTLHRLKVPPLLRKTLISTNPIESMFSLVRHSERNLKRIRGSVMLQRWLGTVLLCCEQRFRKVKGYAEITQIRATIETEQTEAASVPSKKAA, encoded by the coding sequence ATGAGGCGGGAGACCAGACAACGGAAACAGGTGTTGGCAGGATTGCGAGCGATGACGGGTGAGGACCGAATGCTGGGGACCCTGGTCCGTGTCATTCACTCCGGGAAACAAGCGTTGGATGCGGTGATGCTGGAGATGGGACGGATGGTGGGTGAGAGTATCATGCTGATGGAGCGCGAGGAGATCGCGGGACCGGACTACCATCCGACGGACCCTGCTCTTCAAAAGTGGGCGCATGAGGACGGCTCGATCTTCCTGGGAGACCAGAAGGTCAAGGTGACGCGCCCCCGCTTGCGGCACGTGACGCAGGGAGAGCTGACCCTGCAGTCCTATGCCCGGATGCGTGCGCCGGGGGCATTTTCGGAGGAACTGTTGGCGAAGATTCTCCGAGGCGTGTCGGCGCAGCGCTACGCGGACACCGTGATCGAGGCCGCAGGGGCGTTCGGCGTGTCCGCCTCCTCGGTCTCTCGCAAGCTCGTGGAGCTGACCGCGACGAAACTGAAGGCGTTCCAACAACGATCTCTGGCCGACGTCACGCCATTTGCCCTCTTCCTCGACACCATCCACCGAGGGGGCGAGGCGTTTCTCGTCGCCCTGGGGGTGGACCAGGGTGGGGAGAAGAAGGCCTTGGGGTTCTGGCAGGGCTCTTCAGAAAATCACGAGATCTGTGAGGCGCTGTTTGTGGACCTGGAGCGTCGCGGGCTGGTCCTCTCCCGCCGAATTCTGTTTGTCACCGATGGCGGCAGTGGGCTGATCAAGGCGCTTCGAGCCCGGTTCGGTAAGAAGCTGGTGCATCAACGCTGTGCTATTCACAAGAGCCGGAATCTACAGCGGCACCTGGCAAAGCCGTATCGGGCAGAGGCGCATCGGCGGCTGATGACGGCGTTGGAGCAGACCAGCTATGCCGACGCGAGGCGGATGCTGCAGGAGTTGGAGGCCTGGCTCCGAACCAAAAACGAATCAGCGGCCACATCGCTCCGGGAAGCCTTTGAGGAATTATTGACCCTGCATCGGCTGAAGGTGCCGCCCCTGCTGCGCAAGACGCTCATATCCACCAATCCAATCGAGAGCATGTTCTCGCTGGTCCGGCACAGTGAGCGGAACCTCAAGCGAATCCGCGGGAGTGTGATGCTTCAGCGGTGGCTGGGGACCGTGCTGCTCTGCTGTGAGCAGCGGTTCCGGAAGGTCAAGGGCTATGCCGAGATTACGCAGATCAGGGCCACAATTGAGACCGAGCAGACAGAGGCGGCCTCTGTGCCGAGCAAGAAGGCAGCCTGA
- the dinB gene encoding DNA polymerase IV: MRIIAHLDMDAFFAAIEERDTPAFRGIPLVVGADPQGGNGRGVAATSNYLARAYGIHSATPISTAWRLSEAARRAGKPPVTFVSVDMDKYARVSEEVMRIVRRFLPKVEQASIDESYGDVSVMGSYEAAEAVCRELQDAIHTEERLTASVGIGPNKLIAKIASGWRKPHGLTVVRAEEAEAFLAPLSIRVIPGIGPKTEGLLNAKHIKTATDLRALTIHQLEALLGKRGLDLYEKSRGRDDSPVEEYSAPRSIGEQETFEFDTLDSQRLFTLLDALVQGVVDRLHHEGFHAFRTVVLTVRFADFKTTSRARTLAVPTGNVALLQREGLKLLLPFLDRRENPHRKLIRLLGLRVEKLS, from the coding sequence ATGAGGATTATCGCTCACTTAGATATGGACGCGTTTTTCGCCGCGATTGAGGAGCGAGATACGCCGGCTTTTCGAGGGATACCGCTCGTCGTGGGCGCGGATCCGCAGGGTGGGAACGGGCGTGGGGTCGCCGCTACGTCGAACTATCTGGCGCGCGCGTATGGGATTCACTCCGCGACGCCGATCTCCACTGCGTGGCGCTTGTCTGAAGCCGCTCGCCGGGCAGGGAAGCCACCGGTGACGTTTGTCTCGGTCGATATGGACAAGTATGCCCGGGTTTCCGAGGAAGTGATGCGGATCGTACGGCGTTTCCTGCCGAAGGTAGAACAGGCCAGTATCGATGAATCGTATGGGGATGTGAGCGTTATGGGATCCTATGAGGCGGCGGAAGCAGTCTGTCGGGAGTTGCAGGACGCGATCCACACGGAAGAGCGGCTGACGGCCTCCGTCGGTATCGGACCCAATAAGCTGATCGCGAAGATCGCGTCAGGATGGCGGAAACCTCACGGACTTACGGTCGTACGAGCGGAGGAGGCTGAGGCGTTTCTGGCGCCACTCTCGATCCGGGTCATTCCTGGTATCGGACCAAAAACAGAAGGCCTGCTGAACGCAAAACATATCAAAACCGCCACGGATCTGAGAGCGTTGACCATCCATCAACTCGAAGCCCTGTTGGGGAAACGAGGGCTGGATCTGTACGAAAAGAGTCGAGGACGGGACGATTCACCGGTTGAGGAATATTCGGCGCCCCGATCCATCGGAGAGCAGGAAACCTTTGAGTTCGATACGCTCGACAGTCAGAGACTATTCACTCTGCTCGATGCGCTTGTTCAGGGGGTGGTCGATCGTCTGCATCACGAAGGGTTTCACGCGTTTCGGACCGTCGTGCTCACTGTCAGGTTTGCTGATTTTAAAACCACATCTCGGGCGCGCACTTTGGCTGTGCCGACCGGCAATGTGGCACTGTTGCAGCGGGAAGGTCTGAAGCTGCTGCTACCGTTTCTCGATCGGCGCGAAAACCCCCACCGAAAACTCATCCGCTTGCTCGGCCTTCGAGTGGAGAAGCTGAGCTGA
- a CDS encoding DUF488 domain-containing protein — MPDVLWTIGHSTRPIHEFLSLLKAHGVQQLIDVRTIPRSRHNPHYNKEAFLRNLRSEGFLYQHMPQLGGLRKAKKDSINMGWRNASFRGYADYMQTEEFRRALDELMAESRLQRTAIMCAEAVPWRCHRSLIADALVTKNREVRHIMSETKANAHVMTSFAVLEQGRLTYPTPTDQQNTSGLF, encoded by the coding sequence ATGCCCGACGTTCTCTGGACCATCGGCCATTCGACAAGACCAATCCATGAATTCCTGTCGCTTCTGAAAGCGCATGGCGTCCAGCAGCTTATCGACGTCCGTACCATCCCCCGCTCTCGCCACAATCCTCACTACAACAAAGAAGCTTTTTTAAGGAACCTGCGAAGCGAAGGTTTCTTGTATCAGCACATGCCCCAGCTCGGTGGTTTACGAAAAGCCAAGAAGGATTCCATCAACATGGGCTGGCGAAACGCGAGTTTTCGCGGCTACGCGGATTACATGCAGACAGAGGAGTTCCGGAGAGCCTTGGACGAGCTGATGGCCGAGAGCCGATTGCAGCGCACGGCGATCATGTGCGCGGAAGCGGTCCCTTGGCGGTGCCATCGATCCTTGATCGCTGACGCGTTAGTGACAAAGAACCGGGAAGTTCGACATATCATGTCGGAAACGAAAGCCAATGCCCATGTCATGACATCGTTCGCGGTGTTGGAGCAGGGTAGACTGACCTATCCCACTCCGACAGACCAACAGAACACGTCAGGCCTCTTTTAA
- a CDS encoding DUF1059 domain-containing protein has protein sequence MADKQYKQLGCLDVQPSGGCGFQVRAETETELMQLVATHAKQCHKLDTIPPEMVSKVQAAIKTVTVTV, from the coding sequence ATGGCAGACAAACAGTACAAACAGCTCGGATGTCTGGATGTGCAACCGTCGGGCGGCTGCGGATTCCAGGTGCGGGCGGAGACGGAGACAGAACTGATGCAGCTCGTGGCGACTCACGCCAAGCAATGTCATAAGTTGGATACGATCCCACCGGAGATGGTGTCTAAAGTACAAGCCGCGATCAAGACCGTGACGGTTACCGTCTAG
- a CDS encoding MFS transporter, translated as MFTPVVQWIDRNILSLGREMRLSYLPPLMVYVAYGISGLTGIVGTFFVKDYLGLSAAFLAALGFWAGIPWALKMPIGHTVDLLWRWKSWLVGLGAGLLAISLGIMALLIGEREAMTAVLPAEIWYVLSALLAPIGYVVQDAVADAMTVEAVPRVDDQGRLFDDQTRKLMHTTMQTLGRVAIVGGGILVALINVYVFTGTEGLPQADLIRLYQRIYLMAMAIPFVSVAGVGLAWWLKYRQTQRFVQQGFSLEQARRMVNVRDAESELTKPNWWILIGSMGFVLFTLTVGLGGFPYREEIVFAGSMTIVLFLMSRLMRELEPDKRLTLVGTAAVVFSLRAIPGTGPGATWWMIDHLKFDQQFLSVLSLIGGIVALVGMFVFRRFMAERSIMYVVGFLTIVGTILALPIVGLYYGLHEWTARLSGGIVDARFIALVDTALESPLVQISMIPMLAWIANSAPANLKATFFAVMASFTNLALSFSQLGTKYLNEIFVVTREVRDHATGGIQTAADYSQLGDLFMVQLALGLAFPFSAILFAKLTKFKSA; from the coding sequence ATGTTCACACCCGTCGTCCAATGGATCGATCGCAATATTCTCTCGCTTGGCCGCGAGATGCGGTTGTCCTATCTGCCGCCGCTCATGGTCTATGTCGCCTACGGGATCTCCGGCCTCACCGGCATCGTCGGAACCTTTTTCGTCAAGGACTACCTCGGCCTCTCCGCCGCATTTCTCGCCGCGCTGGGATTCTGGGCCGGGATTCCGTGGGCCCTGAAGATGCCGATCGGGCATACGGTCGATCTTCTCTGGCGATGGAAGAGCTGGCTCGTCGGGTTGGGGGCAGGGCTCCTGGCTATCAGCCTCGGCATCATGGCCCTGTTGATCGGCGAGCGCGAAGCGATGACGGCCGTTTTGCCGGCGGAAATCTGGTATGTCCTCAGCGCGCTGCTGGCCCCTATCGGCTATGTCGTTCAAGACGCCGTCGCGGACGCCATGACGGTCGAGGCCGTTCCCCGTGTCGACGATCAGGGCCGACTCTTCGATGATCAGACACGCAAGCTGATGCACACGACGATGCAGACACTGGGTCGTGTCGCGATTGTCGGCGGCGGGATTCTCGTGGCGCTGATCAATGTGTATGTCTTCACCGGGACCGAAGGACTGCCGCAGGCCGATCTCATTCGGCTTTACCAGCGGATCTATCTCATGGCCATGGCGATCCCATTCGTATCTGTGGCAGGCGTGGGATTGGCTTGGTGGTTGAAATACCGGCAGACCCAACGATTCGTTCAGCAGGGGTTCTCGCTCGAGCAGGCCCGCCGGATGGTGAATGTGCGCGATGCGGAAAGCGAACTGACGAAACCCAATTGGTGGATCCTCATCGGCAGCATGGGCTTTGTTCTCTTTACCTTGACCGTGGGGCTCGGCGGATTTCCGTATCGGGAAGAGATCGTGTTTGCGGGTTCGATGACCATCGTCCTGTTTTTGATGTCGAGACTGATGCGGGAACTGGAACCGGATAAACGGCTCACGTTGGTCGGCACCGCCGCCGTGGTCTTCTCGTTACGCGCCATTCCAGGGACCGGCCCAGGCGCGACGTGGTGGATGATCGATCACTTGAAGTTCGATCAGCAGTTCCTGTCGGTGCTTTCCTTGATCGGCGGCATCGTGGCCTTGGTGGGAATGTTTGTGTTTCGGCGATTTATGGCCGAACGATCCATCATGTACGTGGTCGGGTTCTTGACGATCGTCGGGACGATCCTCGCGCTTCCGATTGTGGGGCTCTATTATGGATTGCACGAATGGACGGCGCGCCTCAGCGGGGGAATCGTCGATGCCCGTTTCATTGCCTTGGTCGACACGGCGTTGGAATCGCCGCTTGTTCAGATCTCCATGATTCCCATGCTGGCCTGGATCGCGAATTCAGCTCCCGCCAATCTGAAAGCCACCTTCTTTGCCGTGATGGCCTCGTTCACCAACCTTGCGTTGTCATTCAGCCAGCTCGGGACGAAGTATCTCAACGAAATCTTCGTCGTCACGCGGGAAGTTCGAGACCACGCGACCGGCGGCATTCAGACCGCTGCCGACTACAGCCAGTTGGGCGATCTCTTCATGGTGCAACTTGCGCTCGGCCTGGCTTTTCCCTTTTCCGCCATCCTGTTCGCCAAGCTCACGAAGTTCAAGAGCGCATAG
- a CDS encoding class I SAM-dependent methyltransferase, protein MASPAPEQIIENQRQDWNRVAGGWEKWDRFFDEQMAFLNHRLVADARLRAGLCVLDLGSGTGYPALLAASTVGANGSVVGIDLAEHMLEAAARKAASLGISNVTFRAGDVTTLPFETASFDAVTSRFCLMFLPEIPKAVAEIAHILKSDGWVAVAVWSAPEKNPYLKIPMDIIKQFIELPTPDPETPGIFRLAKPGDLGHMLQHAGFVDISEQEFLGDVRFAAAEQYFSSLMDIAAPIQNLWAKLSRKQQTEAEQRIIETAERYRKGSVIALPIAVRMVAGRKSG, encoded by the coding sequence ATGGCATCACCAGCGCCGGAGCAAATCATCGAGAACCAGCGCCAGGATTGGAACCGCGTCGCCGGGGGGTGGGAGAAGTGGGATCGCTTCTTCGATGAACAAATGGCGTTCCTCAATCACCGGCTCGTCGCCGACGCCAGACTGCGAGCGGGACTTTGCGTGTTGGATCTTGGATCAGGCACGGGCTATCCAGCGCTCCTCGCAGCCAGCACCGTTGGAGCCAACGGCAGCGTCGTGGGAATCGATCTGGCAGAGCACATGCTCGAAGCCGCAGCCCGTAAAGCCGCCTCGCTCGGCATTTCCAATGTCACGTTCCGCGCCGGTGACGTCACGACCTTGCCGTTTGAAACGGCTTCGTTCGACGCGGTGACGAGCCGCTTCTGCCTGATGTTCCTGCCGGAAATTCCCAAGGCCGTCGCCGAGATCGCCCACATCTTGAAGTCCGATGGATGGGTGGCTGTCGCCGTATGGTCCGCGCCGGAAAAGAACCCTTATCTCAAGATCCCCATGGACATCATCAAGCAATTCATCGAGCTTCCCACGCCGGATCCGGAGACTCCGGGAATTTTCCGTCTGGCGAAGCCCGGCGATCTCGGACACATGCTGCAACATGCGGGCTTCGTCGATATCTCCGAGCAGGAATTTCTCGGGGACGTCAGGTTTGCGGCGGCGGAACAATACTTTTCTAGCCTCATGGACATCGCCGCGCCGATTCAAAATCTATGGGCCAAGTTGAGCCGGAAACAACAAACGGAGGCCGAACAACGTATCATCGAAACGGCCGAACGATATCGAAAGGGATCGGTCATCGCGTTGCCGATCGCCGTGCGGATGGTCGCCGGACGTAAGTCCGGATGA
- a CDS encoding TfoX/Sxy family protein, with translation MSAKRDGFKDFILDQLADLRGVTCRAMFGGYGLYHRANFFGIIHNGRLYFKINAATVPDYTEHGMKPFRPNAKQTLKSFYEVPVDIMEDAEALTNWATQAVER, from the coding sequence ATGTCGGCGAAACGCGACGGCTTCAAAGACTTTATTTTGGATCAGTTAGCCGATCTCCGCGGGGTCACTTGCCGGGCCATGTTCGGCGGCTACGGCCTCTATCATCGAGCCAATTTTTTCGGCATCATTCATAACGGCCGTCTTTACTTCAAGATAAATGCGGCCACCGTTCCCGATTACACCGAACATGGCATGAAGCCTTTTCGACCGAATGCCAAGCAGACGCTCAAGTCCTTCTACGAGGTACCGGTCGATATCATGGAAGATGCGGAAGCATTAACCAACTGGGCCACTCAAGCAGTCGAGCGATGA
- a CDS encoding STAS-like domain-containing protein, which translates to MFVSQPRFIRGTLVQFSLRRNARRTLEEVFGEFAPQEYDFQFQKTKVLIKLLQPDYVSRSEARRLLANLEKFREIVFDFRDVRSVGQGFADEVFRVFADRNPSILLRPENVNPAVMAMIRHVSRATPSHEPAGIITSCE; encoded by the coding sequence GTGTTCGTTTCGCAGCCACGTTTCATACGTGGGACCTTGGTGCAGTTTTCGCTTCGGCGAAATGCCCGCCGAACCCTCGAAGAAGTTTTCGGCGAATTCGCTCCTCAGGAGTACGATTTTCAGTTCCAGAAGACGAAGGTATTGATCAAGCTCTTGCAGCCTGATTATGTCTCACGCTCGGAGGCACGGCGTCTTTTGGCAAACCTGGAAAAGTTTCGCGAAATCGTTTTCGATTTTCGCGACGTACGATCCGTTGGACAAGGCTTCGCCGATGAAGTGTTCCGTGTCTTCGCCGACCGCAACCCTAGCATTCTGCTCCGACCCGAGAATGTCAATCCCGCCGTCATGGCCATGATTCGGCATGTTAGTCGAGCAACCCCTTCTCACGAACCAGCCGGAATAATCACCAGTTGTGAATGA
- a CDS encoding MBL fold metallo-hydrolase: MADRNKRLDSNVPGNFYVDATCINCDTCRQLAPLSFEEIGDYSAVHRQPDSDPQIHQAYQALLACPVGSIGAEHRDTSRLRSAMESFPMQIENGVSYCGFNSETSFGANSFFIEHPDGNWLIDSPRYIKHLVECFERRGGIAHIFLTHKDDVADADKYAGHFGAERIIHRADADAAPSTERIIDGEETVSIGPDFHIIPVPGHTAGSMALLYRERFLFTGDHLWWNPRAKSLDAPTRLIWRKWTLVESIRKLLDYSFEWVLAGHGDRVHLSSTDMRRHLLALVERREKGRSLR, translated from the coding sequence ATGGCCGACCGTAACAAACGATTGGACTCCAACGTGCCTGGCAATTTTTACGTGGATGCGACCTGCATCAACTGCGATACCTGCCGGCAATTGGCGCCCCTGAGTTTTGAAGAGATCGGGGACTATTCCGCGGTGCATCGTCAGCCGGATAGTGATCCGCAGATTCATCAAGCCTACCAGGCGTTGCTGGCTTGTCCGGTCGGGTCGATCGGCGCGGAACATCGCGATACATCCCGCCTGCGGAGCGCGATGGAAAGTTTTCCGATGCAGATTGAAAACGGAGTGAGCTATTGCGGCTTCAATTCGGAGACATCGTTCGGAGCGAACAGTTTCTTCATCGAACATCCGGACGGCAACTGGCTGATCGACTCACCGCGGTATATCAAGCACCTCGTTGAATGCTTCGAGCGTCGTGGCGGCATCGCCCATATCTTTCTCACCCACAAGGATGACGTGGCGGATGCGGACAAATATGCCGGGCATTTCGGCGCCGAGCGGATCATCCATCGGGCAGACGCGGATGCCGCGCCGAGCACGGAACGTATCATTGACGGGGAAGAGACGGTTTCGATAGGACCGGACTTCCACATCATTCCTGTGCCGGGCCATACCGCCGGCAGCATGGCGTTGCTCTATCGGGAGCGATTCCTCTTCACCGGAGATCATCTCTGGTGGAATCCGCGCGCCAAATCGTTGGACGCTCCCACTCGCCTCATCTGGAGAAAGTGGACGTTAGTTGAATCCATTCGCAAACTCCTCGACTACAGCTTTGAATGGGTATTGGCCGGGCATGGCGATCGGGTGCATCTTTCCTCGACGGACATGCGAAGACATCTGCTGGCCTTGGTTGAACGTCGAGAAAAGGGCAGGTCATTGCGCTAG
- a CDS encoding sensor histidine kinase, with protein sequence MLASRADQPIALTRSLEIRGCDEDQAWSEVEIRFQLKRALRPNVLAIMRYAFTEMLNNAIEHSQSDRCVIQIVVGPTLTSFEIRDDGIGLFHSIASKLHLPDEETALIELLKGKTTTMPQAHTGEGFFLRHESVIRSR encoded by the coding sequence ATGTTGGCAAGTCGAGCAGATCAGCCGATCGCGCTGACTCGTTCGTTGGAGATACGTGGGTGCGATGAAGATCAAGCCTGGTCAGAAGTAGAGATCCGCTTTCAGCTCAAGCGAGCGCTCCGTCCGAACGTACTGGCAATCATGCGCTATGCCTTTACGGAAATGCTCAATAATGCCATCGAACATTCGCAATCCGACCGGTGCGTTATTCAGATTGTGGTAGGACCTACCCTGACTTCCTTTGAAATTCGCGACGACGGGATCGGTTTATTTCATTCGATTGCCTCAAAGCTCCATCTCCCCGACGAGGAAACAGCGCTCATTGAGCTTCTCAAGGGCAAGACGACTACCATGCCGCAGGCCCACACGGGTGAAGGATTTTTTTTACGTCACGAGTCGGTGATACGTTCTCGTTGA